The Martelella sp. AD-3 genome includes a region encoding these proteins:
- a CDS encoding tail fiber domain-containing protein yields MTDVLTLLAVMAVALLAIWQQRNPCLSGDLQFWRHDTNCDDEPKPWERLILFKKNQASAPEPDPNIGKAAMKQAELGEDYLAMMREQYGVANARQAEQDKLAKQVTEQQLAAAAQAQGWATDDRARYEDRFLPLQDEFIDKAKNWDSRENQEKSAAEAKADVLNNANQQRQVAERNMASMGVDPTSGRFAGVERAGAQGTALAAAGAENNARNTVRNQGLALQADAINLGNGLAVNPAASLGLSSASGQAAMQTTSANNAQSAGNASIMGQGYQAAMAGYGNQANILNAQYSNQLNAWQAQNAADAQSSSSLWGGIGSLAGLGVMALSSKDFKEDKKSVDGALDQVNDMPVEAWRYKKGIADSGESEHIGPYAEDFQRITGKGNGKAIPVMDAVGVTMKAVQELDRKVDKLASVGLPARRSPAKTKKSEKQSIAA; encoded by the coding sequence ATGACCGACGTGCTCACCCTCCTTGCTGTCATGGCCGTAGCGCTGCTTGCCATTTGGCAGCAGCGAAACCCCTGCCTTTCTGGCGACCTTCAGTTCTGGCGGCATGACACCAACTGCGACGATGAGCCGAAACCATGGGAACGGCTGATCCTGTTTAAGAAGAACCAGGCATCCGCCCCGGAGCCCGACCCGAATATCGGCAAGGCCGCCATGAAGCAGGCGGAACTCGGCGAAGACTATCTGGCGATGATGCGAGAACAATATGGCGTCGCCAATGCGCGACAGGCCGAACAGGACAAGCTCGCAAAGCAGGTGACCGAACAGCAGCTTGCCGCCGCCGCGCAGGCGCAGGGCTGGGCGACCGATGACCGCGCGCGCTATGAAGACAGGTTCCTGCCGTTGCAAGACGAATTCATCGACAAGGCGAAAAACTGGGATAGCAGGGAAAATCAGGAGAAGTCCGCCGCCGAGGCCAAGGCCGACGTTCTGAACAATGCAAATCAGCAACGCCAAGTCGCAGAACGCAACATGGCGTCGATGGGTGTCGATCCGACAAGCGGGCGTTTTGCCGGCGTCGAGCGGGCCGGCGCGCAAGGAACCGCTCTTGCCGCCGCAGGCGCCGAGAACAACGCCCGCAACACCGTGCGCAATCAGGGGCTCGCGCTGCAGGCGGATGCGATCAACCTCGGCAACGGGCTGGCCGTCAACCCGGCGGCCTCGCTGGGTCTCAGTTCGGCGAGCGGACAAGCGGCGATGCAGACGACATCCGCCAACAACGCGCAGTCGGCCGGAAACGCGTCGATCATGGGGCAAGGCTATCAGGCGGCGATGGCCGGCTACGGCAATCAGGCCAATATCCTCAACGCCCAGTACAGTAATCAGCTCAATGCATGGCAGGCGCAAAATGCCGCCGATGCGCAATCAAGCTCCAGCCTTTGGGGCGGCATCGGCTCGCTCGCCGGCCTTGGCGTGATGGCGCTTTCCTCGAAGGACTTCAAGGAAGACAAGAAGTCCGTCGACGGCGCGCTCGATCAGGTCAACGACATGCCGGTCGAAGCGTGGCGCTACAAGAAGGGCATCGCCGACAGCGGCGAGAGCGAGCACATCGGCCCTTATGCCGAGGACTTTCAGCGCATCACCGGCAAAGGCAACGGCAAGGCCATCCCCGTCATGGATGCAGTCGGCGTCACCATGAAGGCCGTGCAGGAGCTGGACAGAAAAGTCGACAAGCTCGCCAGTGTTGGCCTGCCCGCGCGCCGGTCGCCAGCAAAAACGAAGAAATCCGAAAAACAGAGCATCGCCGCCTGA
- a CDS encoding GNAT family N-acetyltransferase: protein MGEFIYDRQPELIAWAREAIGFDVGADVKAIGWSDAGGLRAVTLYENFTTCDCNIHIASDGTRQWLRRPFLAACFMHPFVQWRLRRLTGLVPSKNADAIRFNTHLGFRREGFVRHALPDDDIVLMGMLRAECRFIPAEFRSDP, encoded by the coding sequence ATGGGCGAATTCATTTATGATCGACAGCCGGAGCTGATCGCCTGGGCGCGAGAGGCTATCGGTTTCGACGTCGGCGCCGATGTCAAAGCCATCGGCTGGAGCGATGCCGGGGGCCTGCGCGCTGTGACCCTCTACGAAAACTTCACCACATGCGATTGCAACATCCATATCGCCAGCGACGGCACTCGCCAATGGCTGCGCAGACCTTTCCTTGCCGCCTGCTTTATGCACCCTTTCGTGCAATGGCGGTTGCGCCGCCTGACCGGGCTTGTCCCGAGCAAAAACGCTGACGCCATCCGCTTCAACACCCATCTCGGCTTTCGCAGAGAGGGCTTTGTTCGCCATGCTTTGCCTGACGACGACATCGTCCTCATGGGAATGCTGCGCGCCGAATGTCGCTTTATCCCCGCCGAATTCAGGAGTGATCCATGA
- a CDS encoding glycoside hydrolase family 48 protein — MPRQARFNVVLDKASDTTVSADYTTRDGSATAPDDYTATAGTLEFAPGETSKDVVVPVRDDIEGAAEERFTLEFSNPVGLTVADGTGIAILPGVVTPPDAINYAERFRWMYDQLRDPDNGYFSPASAGAPSLPYHIPETLIVEAPDWGHQTVSETASFWVGLEAMKGIIDGAWSGYNEAWAAIEDVYIPSDTNQPVGAYSPSSPADYTPEADTPDQYPRLGEPNAAKGVDGLYNELVTTYGSKSMYLMHWILDVDGVYGFHNGDGATKNVYMNNYQRGLQESAWETVPHPEWEDWQFGSDYGYLPLFSKGKPVHSDAPFDFGRQWRYTSAPDAEARTIQWAFWANKFATASGSASAISVSDTKAKKMGDYLRYALMDKYFRQIGPNRAEGSTDQDPYLACHFLVSWYVSWGGEVPANGQEASWGFRIGSSESHQGYQAPDIAYFMATGGGGYQPASPSAGDIWLGSLYRQMEMLRWLQTEAGPIAGGVTNSWLGRYETPTDGRQNATFYGMYYTYAPVWHDPPSNNWFGFQAWGLGRSADLLLEVADKNTELATTVRNNLQVILDRFVNFVLDTVQIDENNDFLLPDTLDWTTGAKVAGETTTTANLEGVYEFIPQTSWDGTGDYAAFWKADTVPNPSLKFEIVAWGKDIGVASSLAGLLIHYAQAKRVMGKFTSTIPNGSHTAEEAYALAKGLLDGIWTLYRDEKGVTKPEKRSDYARYGDPVYVPPGFAGTMPNGDPIENGATFISLRSFMKNDPGWPKVQAYLDNPIDSNVPEFTYHRFWANAEYAISLGAMHQYFADLAEV, encoded by the coding sequence ATGCCACGACAGGCACGATTTAACGTCGTTCTCGATAAGGCAAGCGATACGACGGTTTCGGCGGATTACACCACCAGGGACGGATCGGCGACCGCGCCCGACGATTATACCGCCACCGCCGGCACGCTGGAATTCGCACCCGGAGAAACCAGCAAGGATGTTGTCGTCCCGGTTCGCGACGATATCGAAGGCGCGGCCGAGGAGCGGTTCACGCTCGAATTTTCCAACCCTGTCGGCCTGACAGTGGCCGACGGCACAGGCATCGCCATTTTGCCAGGCGTGGTCACCCCGCCGGACGCAATCAACTATGCCGAACGCTTCCGTTGGATGTACGATCAGTTGCGCGACCCGGATAACGGCTATTTCAGCCCGGCAAGCGCCGGCGCGCCGTCACTGCCCTACCACATCCCCGAAACGCTGATTGTCGAGGCGCCGGACTGGGGCCACCAGACCGTTTCCGAAACGGCATCCTTCTGGGTCGGCCTTGAGGCGATGAAAGGCATTATTGATGGCGCGTGGTCGGGCTACAACGAAGCCTGGGCAGCGATCGAAGACGTCTATATCCCGAGCGACACCAACCAGCCGGTCGGCGCCTATTCCCCCTCCAGCCCGGCAGACTACACGCCGGAAGCTGACACGCCGGATCAATATCCGCGCCTTGGCGAGCCAAATGCTGCCAAGGGTGTGGACGGGCTCTACAATGAGTTGGTGACCACCTACGGCAGCAAAAGCATGTATCTCATGCACTGGATTCTGGACGTTGACGGCGTCTATGGCTTCCACAATGGCGACGGCGCGACGAAGAACGTCTACATGAACAACTACCAGCGCGGCCTTCAGGAAAGCGCCTGGGAGACGGTGCCGCACCCGGAGTGGGAGGACTGGCAATTCGGCAGCGATTACGGCTACCTGCCGCTGTTCTCCAAGGGCAAGCCTGTTCATTCGGACGCCCCTTTCGATTTTGGCAGGCAATGGCGCTACACCTCAGCCCCCGATGCAGAGGCGCGCACCATTCAATGGGCGTTCTGGGCCAATAAATTCGCGACAGCTTCAGGCTCCGCATCGGCGATCAGCGTATCCGACACCAAAGCGAAGAAGATGGGCGACTATCTGCGCTACGCACTGATGGACAAATATTTCCGACAGATCGGGCCGAACCGGGCTGAAGGATCGACCGATCAGGACCCCTATCTTGCCTGCCACTTCCTTGTGTCGTGGTATGTATCATGGGGCGGAGAAGTGCCCGCCAACGGACAGGAGGCCTCATGGGGCTTTCGCATCGGCTCCTCGGAATCGCATCAAGGGTATCAGGCGCCCGACATCGCCTATTTCATGGCAACCGGCGGCGGCGGCTATCAACCTGCCTCGCCATCAGCCGGCGATATCTGGCTTGGCTCGCTCTACCGGCAGATGGAGATGTTGCGCTGGCTGCAAACCGAGGCCGGGCCGATTGCCGGGGGCGTCACCAATTCGTGGCTTGGGCGCTACGAGACCCCGACCGATGGACGCCAGAACGCCACCTTCTATGGCATGTACTACACCTATGCGCCGGTCTGGCACGATCCGCCCTCGAACAACTGGTTCGGCTTTCAGGCCTGGGGGCTTGGCCGCTCGGCCGACCTTCTGCTTGAGGTGGCCGACAAGAACACAGAGCTTGCCACCACTGTCCGCAACAATCTGCAAGTCATTCTCGACCGGTTCGTCAACTTTGTGCTCGATACGGTCCAGATCGATGAGAACAATGATTTCCTTCTGCCCGACACGCTAGACTGGACCACGGGCGCAAAGGTCGCAGGCGAGACGACGACGACAGCCAATCTTGAGGGGGTGTATGAGTTTATCCCGCAAACCTCGTGGGACGGCACCGGCGACTATGCCGCATTCTGGAAGGCCGATACTGTGCCCAATCCGAGCCTCAAATTCGAGATTGTCGCATGGGGCAAGGATATCGGGGTGGCCTCCTCACTGGCCGGCCTGCTCATCCACTATGCCCAGGCAAAGCGCGTCATGGGCAAGTTCACGTCAACCATCCCCAATGGCAGCCACACCGCTGAGGAGGCCTATGCGCTGGCAAAAGGCCTGCTCGATGGCATCTGGACGCTTTACCGTGACGAGAAAGGTGTCACCAAGCCGGAAAAGCGCAGCGACTACGCGCGTTACGGCGATCCCGTCTATGTGCCCCCCGGCTTTGCCGGCACGATGCCGAATGGCGATCCGATCGAAAACGGCGCGACCTTTATCAGCCTGCGCTCCTTCATGAAGAACGATCCCGGTTGGCCGAAGGTGCAGGCCTATCTCGACAATCCGATTGACTCGAATGTGCCCGAATTCACCTATCACCGCTTCTGGGCGAATGCCGAATACGCGATTTCGCTTGGCGCGATGCACCAGTATTTCGCCGATCTGGCGGAGGTGTGA
- a CDS encoding Calx-beta domain-containing protein: MPDNQTLEGATYALFTVRLSAAPEEAISIDWSTEDATGKAGRDYQAAAGTLVFEQGETEKSLQVLVYGRPEDDTDDIPDRYFNLRISPAPGIILGAALSSECHITVVRDDDGATYSALTIPRGPKGRKGDPGLSAYELAQLAEGFSGTLAEWLTAIRGRAVDLSADDTAIYWRYTDEADDGAWRALVPLAELKGAAGPGIEMQLGDGAIQFRREGDDEWADLLSLADLKGERGENATLTNRGSFVAGTAYQPGDYVIAAASDGNGDALFFLIDQVDYAAETAPGDDPAHWAELLPPEGPPGVAGEPGKAGREIELQMGADAIQWRYAGDAEWQDLVALADLKGEQGDEGAPGADGAPGNDGAAGADGLEVELQNSGTHIQWRYVGEPAWSDLAALADLSGADGRAVELQMGVDAIQWRHTGDADWQDLAALADLKGEKGENATLSNQGAWVSGTEYQPGAYVAATSSADPQAVSLFFLIDQSAYTATEDPKDDPGHWIELQPPEGAPGADGRKIEIQAGSEAIEWRYSGDADWNALIALADIKGDQGDPGTEGSPGADGARWLTGDGAPSDTDGADGDMYLDASAENGGDVYRKDGGAWAFQVNIKGADGADGSGGGGDSAVVKAVLPNDVGQTAEALSTLFTFDVVSGNAYRLHVTLAYRANVPGSGIAFGLGGTAGYRTISALARTRIADGSLAVAEAHEKNTRVVFETVFSDVSGNLMLVEALLVPTGSGTCTFQFAPGVAYDYVAALRGSFAVMESVGAVGA, from the coding sequence ATGCCTGACAATCAGACGCTCGAAGGCGCAACATACGCCCTCTTCACCGTGAGGCTTTCGGCGGCCCCGGAGGAGGCGATATCCATCGACTGGAGCACGGAGGACGCAACAGGCAAGGCCGGGCGCGATTATCAGGCTGCGGCCGGGACGCTTGTTTTTGAACAGGGCGAGACCGAAAAGTCGTTGCAGGTTCTCGTTTACGGCCGACCGGAAGACGATACCGACGATATTCCCGACCGGTATTTCAACCTGCGCATCTCTCCCGCGCCCGGCATCATTCTCGGCGCGGCACTATCGAGCGAATGCCACATCACGGTGGTGCGCGACGACGACGGCGCGACCTACTCGGCGCTCACGATCCCGCGTGGCCCGAAAGGCCGGAAGGGTGACCCCGGCCTGTCGGCCTATGAACTCGCCCAGCTCGCGGAGGGGTTTTCCGGAACGCTTGCCGAATGGCTCACCGCGATCCGGGGGCGCGCTGTGGACCTTTCCGCCGATGACACAGCAATTTACTGGCGATACACCGATGAAGCCGATGACGGCGCATGGCGCGCGCTTGTGCCGCTTGCCGAGTTGAAGGGTGCTGCCGGCCCCGGCATCGAGATGCAGCTTGGCGACGGTGCGATCCAGTTTCGCCGCGAGGGCGATGACGAATGGGCCGATCTTCTGTCACTCGCCGATCTCAAAGGAGAAAGGGGCGAAAACGCGACACTCACCAACCGGGGTAGCTTCGTCGCTGGCACCGCCTACCAGCCGGGCGATTATGTGATTGCCGCCGCATCGGACGGCAATGGGGACGCGCTTTTCTTCCTGATCGACCAGGTGGACTATGCCGCTGAAACGGCGCCCGGCGACGACCCGGCGCATTGGGCCGAACTGTTGCCGCCCGAAGGCCCGCCAGGTGTTGCCGGTGAGCCCGGAAAAGCCGGACGCGAGATCGAACTGCAAATGGGCGCTGATGCGATCCAGTGGCGCTATGCCGGCGATGCGGAATGGCAGGACCTGGTCGCACTTGCCGACCTGAAGGGCGAACAGGGCGACGAGGGCGCGCCGGGTGCCGACGGCGCGCCTGGCAATGACGGCGCAGCCGGTGCCGATGGTCTGGAAGTCGAGCTTCAAAACAGTGGAACGCATATTCAGTGGCGCTATGTCGGGGAACCGGCCTGGAGCGATCTCGCGGCCCTTGCCGACCTCTCGGGCGCGGACGGGCGCGCGGTCGAGCTGCAAATGGGCGTTGACGCGATCCAGTGGCGCCATACCGGCGATGCGGACTGGCAGGACCTGGCAGCACTGGCCGACCTCAAGGGCGAGAAGGGTGAGAACGCGACCCTTTCAAATCAGGGGGCATGGGTGAGCGGGACGGAATACCAGCCCGGCGCTTACGTTGCTGCAACCAGCAGCGCCGACCCGCAAGCAGTATCGCTGTTCTTTCTGATCGACCAGAGCGCATACACCGCCACCGAGGACCCAAAGGACGACCCCGGCCACTGGATCGAGCTTCAGCCGCCGGAGGGTGCGCCGGGCGCGGATGGCCGCAAGATCGAAATTCAGGCCGGTTCCGAGGCGATTGAGTGGCGCTATTCCGGCGACGCGGACTGGAATGCCCTGATCGCACTTGCCGACATCAAGGGCGATCAGGGCGACCCCGGAACCGAGGGGAGCCCCGGCGCAGACGGCGCGCGCTGGCTGACCGGCGACGGCGCGCCGTCCGATACCGATGGCGCGGACGGGGACATGTATCTCGACGCCTCTGCGGAAAATGGCGGCGATGTCTACCGAAAGGATGGCGGGGCATGGGCGTTTCAGGTGAACATCAAAGGTGCCGACGGCGCTGACGGCAGCGGTGGCGGGGGCGACAGCGCGGTTGTGAAGGCCGTTTTGCCCAATGATGTGGGACAGACGGCGGAGGCGCTCAGCACGCTCTTCACCTTCGATGTCGTATCGGGAAACGCCTATCGCCTTCACGTCACCCTCGCCTACAGGGCAAATGTGCCGGGCTCCGGGATTGCCTTCGGGCTAGGCGGCACGGCGGGCTATCGCACGATTTCGGCCCTGGCGCGCACCCGCATTGCCGACGGCTCTCTCGCTGTCGCCGAGGCGCATGAAAAGAACACGCGCGTGGTCTTCGAGACCGTCTTTTCCGACGTTTCAGGCAATCTCATGCTGGTTGAGGCGCTTCTCGTGCCGACGGGGTCCGGTACGTGCACATTCCAGTTCGCGCCCGGTGTTGCTTACGACTATGTGGCCGCGCTCAGGGGGAGTTTCGCGGTGATGGAGAGTGTCGGCGCGGTCGGCGCCTAA
- a CDS encoding cellulase family glycosylhydrolase → MAEHIVKRSEDWLDWRLDLMRWLEPDEAITGVVATAFPSDLIIPEIGFTDTDVVLWMAGGKDHMRHSVRLTVTTSRDKIKIFRFVVLTIGQEPLFIFVSVETDGVQIGRLAIPETETDPIGPIIVADPAVVNFGMIELGTQSAPLSLTLANRGDINAPVRALKVTGDFAFTSEPLLLLRPGTSFPVHLTFSPVSEGVRTGKLFLLTGDDETLLVARLVGEAIVTATPPVLSVGDAVIEDVDLVRPALSVGPAIIETIDVEDGSSITLVAFRTDFGNVPVGSRSLSFTGRLIKGGDRPLHYENLQVTPPFYFDAAEGLPPTSGTLELAGNSVGFSLYFQPETEGVATGTLSVTSDADIVNADRVQLTGTGGGISRLKIAFNQFARVDNGFRVRLKSVNWFGAEGTNYTPHGTWARGFRAIIDQIRAFGFNTIRLPFSGDFTASGRTPPATAIDFDLNPEFIGKNALEILDIILDYCAEKGLYVVLDHHRRQAGVGADGAPTGSFYSEADWLAAWGVMATRYANHPAIAGADLHNEPHDLTWDAWARLAETCGNHILSIAPDWLIFVEGVGNIDDDYYWWGGQLKGVATRPIQLNVANKVAYSPHEYGQSVGSQPWLAYDGQTLPANWPLNLYSVWRDHWGFIFEDNIAPIWIGEFGGHYGLDGSGNLTKPHAQYERQWTEELVKYLNADFNGDGTDARGPTNPGMSFAYWSFNPNSGDTGGLVQDDWQTPQTPKLELIAPLLTGGDGNGGGGTPDPSPADILNIGAASGQNHFRLQVGKTGETEVTYIEQSVLSGGYEEAPYFTVIDNQAVQFQVRLDAPRTGGSQYARSELRETTASGGDMGFNPFSGTHVLSGKSRITHLPPSKPEVVVAQLHNGDRDRVAIRTQLISGKTMLLCRVNGTSSGLPRFDEDYAIGTEFEWMIRIENGAVSVFYGDMNTPLFESDALQSTGSDSWYFKAGAYAQSNESTDDGDEYVAVELRDLASSHA, encoded by the coding sequence ATGGCCGAACACATCGTCAAACGCTCGGAAGACTGGCTCGACTGGCGGCTCGACCTGATGCGCTGGCTGGAACCCGACGAGGCGATTACCGGCGTCGTCGCGACGGCATTTCCCTCCGACCTCATCATTCCCGAGATCGGGTTTACCGATACCGACGTCGTGCTCTGGATGGCCGGCGGCAAGGACCATATGCGCCACAGCGTGCGCCTGACGGTCACCACGTCCCGGGACAAAATCAAGATTTTCCGCTTTGTGGTTCTCACCATCGGCCAGGAACCGCTATTCATCTTTGTGTCGGTCGAGACGGATGGCGTTCAAATCGGCCGCCTTGCCATTCCCGAGACGGAAACGGACCCCATCGGGCCGATAATCGTCGCCGATCCGGCGGTGGTCAATTTCGGCATGATAGAACTTGGTACGCAAAGCGCACCGCTCTCGCTGACCCTTGCCAATCGCGGCGACATCAATGCACCGGTGCGCGCGCTCAAGGTGACCGGCGATTTCGCGTTCACCTCCGAGCCCTTGCTTCTTCTGCGCCCCGGCACGTCTTTCCCCGTTCATCTGACCTTTTCCCCCGTGAGCGAGGGCGTGCGCACCGGCAAGCTCTTTCTCCTGACAGGCGACGACGAGACATTGCTGGTCGCCCGCCTTGTCGGCGAGGCAATCGTGACGGCGACGCCGCCCGTGCTCAGCGTGGGCGACGCCGTCATCGAGGATGTCGATTTGGTCCGGCCAGCCCTCAGTGTCGGCCCAGCCATCATTGAAACGATCGATGTTGAAGACGGCTCAAGCATCACTTTGGTTGCCTTCCGGACGGATTTCGGAAACGTGCCGGTCGGATCGCGCAGCCTGTCGTTTACCGGTCGCCTGATCAAGGGTGGCGACCGGCCGCTCCACTACGAGAACCTTCAGGTGACCCCGCCGTTTTATTTCGATGCGGCCGAAGGCCTGCCGCCGACATCGGGCACGCTTGAGCTGGCCGGCAATTCCGTTGGTTTCAGCCTCTATTTCCAACCGGAAACGGAAGGTGTCGCGACGGGCACGCTTTCGGTGACGTCGGACGCCGATATCGTCAACGCCGACCGCGTGCAACTCACCGGCACCGGCGGGGGAATATCGCGCCTCAAGATCGCCTTCAACCAGTTTGCCCGCGTCGATAACGGGTTTCGGGTGCGCCTCAAATCCGTCAACTGGTTCGGTGCCGAGGGCACCAACTACACGCCGCACGGAACATGGGCGCGCGGTTTTCGCGCGATCATCGACCAAATTCGCGCTTTCGGCTTCAATACGATCCGCCTGCCGTTTTCCGGCGATTTCACGGCCAGCGGGCGTACACCGCCGGCGACAGCAATCGACTTCGATCTCAACCCCGAATTCATTGGCAAGAATGCCCTCGAAATCCTCGATATCATTCTCGATTATTGCGCCGAAAAAGGGCTTTACGTGGTGCTCGATCACCACCGCCGGCAGGCAGGCGTTGGCGCCGACGGCGCGCCGACCGGCAGCTTCTACTCCGAGGCCGACTGGCTGGCGGCCTGGGGTGTTATGGCGACGCGCTATGCCAACCACCCGGCCATCGCCGGCGCCGATCTGCACAATGAGCCGCATGACCTGACCTGGGACGCCTGGGCGCGCCTTGCGGAGACCTGCGGCAACCACATTCTGTCGATTGCGCCGGACTGGCTGATCTTTGTCGAGGGCGTCGGCAATATCGATGACGATTATTATTGGTGGGGCGGTCAGTTGAAGGGCGTCGCGACGCGGCCGATCCAGCTCAATGTCGCAAACAAAGTGGCCTACAGCCCGCATGAATACGGCCAGAGTGTCGGTTCTCAACCATGGCTTGCCTATGACGGCCAGACCCTGCCGGCCAACTGGCCGCTGAACCTTTATTCCGTCTGGCGCGACCATTGGGGTTTCATTTTTGAAGACAATATCGCGCCGATCTGGATCGGCGAATTCGGCGGGCATTACGGCCTGGACGGTTCCGGAAACCTGACCAAGCCACACGCCCAATATGAGCGCCAGTGGACCGAGGAGCTGGTGAAATACCTCAATGCCGACTTCAACGGCGATGGCACCGATGCGCGCGGGCCGACAAATCCCGGCATGTCGTTTGCCTACTGGTCGTTCAACCCGAATTCGGGCGACACCGGCGGATTGGTCCAGGACGATTGGCAGACCCCGCAGACGCCAAAGCTCGAACTGATCGCGCCGCTCCTGACGGGCGGTGACGGCAATGGTGGCGGCGGAACGCCAGACCCGAGCCCGGCCGACATTCTGAATATCGGCGCGGCCAGTGGCCAGAACCATTTCAGGCTGCAGGTCGGCAAGACCGGCGAGACCGAGGTCACCTATATCGAGCAATCGGTGCTTTCCGGCGGTTACGAGGAGGCGCCATACTTCACCGTCATCGACAATCAGGCGGTGCAGTTTCAGGTTCGCCTCGACGCACCGCGAACCGGCGGCAGCCAGTATGCGCGCAGCGAGCTTCGCGAGACGACTGCCAGCGGCGGCGATATGGGATTCAATCCGTTTTCGGGCACGCATGTTCTCAGCGGAAAATCGAGGATCACCCATTTGCCGCCGAGCAAGCCCGAGGTCGTGGTGGCCCAACTCCACAATGGCGACCGCGACCGTGTGGCGATCCGCACGCAGCTGATCAGCGGCAAGACCATGTTGCTCTGCCGCGTCAACGGCACGTCGAGCGGACTGCCGCGCTTCGATGAAGACTATGCCATCGGCACCGAATTCGAGTGGATGATCCGGATCGAAAACGGCGCGGTTTCCGTCTTCTACGGCGATATGAACACCCCGCTTTTCGAAAGCGACGCGCTTCAATCGACAGGCTCGGACAGCTGGTACTTCAAGGCCGGCGCTTATGCGCAATCCAATGAAAGCACGGATGACGGGGATGAGTATGTCGCCGTTGAACTGAGGGACCTGGCCTCATCCCATGCGTGA
- a CDS encoding DUF6682 family protein, with protein sequence MRTASEIFSAASTLLLDDGYVHWSLPELCQWLNFGLDAITLQKPSASAVTETLRMARGVRQNVSDGFTALLRPVRNIRTNATDRLPRRRITVVSSEALSAVKPDWDDEISVRFEGQVKHVLFDEANPKTFYVYPGNDGTGAIEAVLAKIPDKIRPDGDFTKLASYEIPIPLDETYHDALIDYVMYRAYSKDAQFAGSAQRAVLHYQQFANALGIKVRVEANTSPNIKPGVPFAASGVDQTGGA encoded by the coding sequence ATGCGCACGGCCAGTGAAATCTTTTCGGCGGCGTCCACGCTGCTTCTGGATGACGGCTATGTGCATTGGTCGCTCCCCGAGCTTTGCCAATGGCTGAATTTTGGCCTCGACGCCATCACGCTGCAAAAGCCGAGCGCATCAGCGGTGACGGAAACGCTCCGCATGGCGCGCGGCGTGCGCCAGAATGTGTCGGACGGGTTTACAGCACTGCTCCGGCCCGTGCGCAACATCCGGACCAACGCCACCGACCGGCTGCCGCGCCGCCGCATTACCGTTGTCAGCAGCGAGGCTTTGAGCGCGGTCAAGCCGGACTGGGACGATGAAATTTCCGTTCGCTTTGAAGGCCAGGTCAAGCATGTGCTGTTCGATGAGGCCAACCCGAAAACCTTTTATGTCTATCCCGGCAATGACGGGACCGGCGCGATCGAGGCCGTGCTGGCCAAAATTCCCGACAAGATCAGGCCGGATGGCGATTTCACCAAGCTTGCAAGCTATGAAATCCCGATCCCGCTCGATGAAACCTACCATGACGCGCTGATCGACTATGTGATGTATCGCGCCTATTCCAAGGACGCCCAGTTTGCCGGCAGTGCCCAGCGCGCCGTGTTGCACTATCAGCAATTCGCCAACGCACTTGGCATCAAGGTACGGGTCGAGGCCAATACCTCACCCAATATCAAGCCCGGCGTGCCGTTTGCCGCCTCCGGCGTCGATCAGACCGGGGGCGCGTGA